The DNA region ATCTATTATGCCCATTTCAGCGATCCGCGCACACCCCAGGAGGTGGCGGCTGTGCTGCAGAGCGATGAATTGGTGGAATACGCTGAGCCCAAATACATCCATCGCCTGCTCGCCATACCCAACGATTCTTTGATCGACGCACAACTGCCCTATTTCAATCAAATTCGGCTCACCCAGGCGTGGGAGATCGCCAAAGGGGAGAACAGCACGGTGGTCATCGCCATCGTGGACGGCGGCACCGATATCCGCCATTCCGATCTGGCCGCCAACGTCTGGCAGAATCCCGGCGAGATCCCTGACAACGGCAAGGACGACGACGGCAACGGCTATATCGACGACCTGCATGGCTGGAACTTTGCGACCAATCAACCGGATCCCACCGGACTTGCCAACACCCCAATCAACGCAGAGCACGGCACGCATACCGCCAGCATCTGCTGCGCGGTCACGGACAACCAGCGGGGCTTGGCCGGCTCTTCCTGGAACGCGAAACTTTTAGCTGTCAACTGTTCATCTCCGTACAGCGACAATTCGATCATCTCCGGTTACGACGGCATCCTCTATGCCGCTGAGGCAGGCGCGGATATCATCAATTGCAGTTGGGGAAGTCTTGGAGGATCCTCATTGTATGAACAGGATGTGGTGAATCACGCTTTGCAGCTCGGCAGCATTATAGTCGCCGCGGCTGGGAATGATAACGACTCTTCTTTACATTATCCCTCGTCCTATGACGGCGTTTTATCGGTAGCCGCATTGAACAACAATGCGGTGCGCGCAAGTTACTCCAATTACGGGAAATCCGTGGACGTGGCTGCGCCGGGCAACAGCTTGTACGGCGCCATCAGCCAGAACGGTTACAAAACAATCAGCGGCACATCCATGGCCTCGCCCTTGGTAGCGGGCGTCGTGGCGCTGGTCAAGTCCTATCATCCGGATTGGAGCAATCTCCAGGCCGCGGAACAGGTACGTATGACTTGCGCCGATATTGATGAACTCAACCCTAAATACGCCGGCAAACTGGGACGCGGACAGGTCGATGCCTATGCCGCCCTCACCGCGATCACTCCCAGCATCCGCATCCAACAGGTGCGTTATATCGACGAGAACGAGGACGGCGTCATCAAACCCGGCGAACGGGTGCGCATCTATATCACATTGGTCAATTATCTTGCCCGCGCTGATGCCATCGATCTCGCGTTAACGGCGGACAGCCCCTTTGTTGAACTCCTTTCCGCCAGAACAACCTTGGCCTCGCTTGAGACTCTGCAAAAACAGGAGGTGGCCACGCCGTTTGAAATAATCGTCCGGCCGGACGCTCCGCGCGGTCATTCGATTTACTTTGACCTGCAGGCGCGATCCGGCCATTACAGCGACAGCGATCATTTCAATCTTTCCGTGTTGCCGATGTTCGGCAATATCGAGATCAACGCCCTGGCGACATCGATCACCAGCATAGGCCGGATCGGCTTTGGCCAGACGGATATCAGCCAGGATGGAATCGGCTTTAAATACAACAAAGGCCCTAACCTGCTTTTCGAGGGCGCAATAATGTGCGGCACCGGGCCGGATCGACTGGCCAATGCGGCGCGCGGTTTTATTCCGCCGGGGGAGTCGTCCATCATCTATGATGCAGATTTTGTCACCGCCGATGACGGCGATCTGCAATTTTTCACGCCTGGACGCCATTCGGACCAGGAGTCCATCGGCATCTTTACCGACGGCAAGGCCGATCATCCCATGCATCTGCGCATCATCCAAAGGACCTTTGCCGACAAAGAGGAAGCGCTGCAGAACCTGATCGTTTTTTCCTACACCATCCATAATCAGGGCGACGAAACGCTGACGCCTTTTCATTTCGGCTTTTTCTTCGACTGGGACATTGACGGCGGCCATTACAACACCAATATGGTGAACTATGACCGCGACCACCGTTTGAGCTACGCTTATGACACCGGCGCAGGTCCGGACACCTATGTCGGCATAGCGGTGCTTGATGCCGTGGAGGTCTCCAGCCGCGCGATTTACAACGATCAGAAACATCCGCAAAACACCAGCTGGGGCCTGTATGATGGCTTTACTGATGAGGAAAAATGGCAATCCCTCAGCGGCGGTACTGCTCTCAGCCAGGCCGGTCCAGGAGATATATCGCATGTCATCAGCGTCGGCCCTTTAACCCTGCTGCCGCAGAACGCTGTCACTTTGCATTTCGCCCTTATGGCCGGCCGCAGTCTGGCTGATCTGCAAAACACCGTGGAAAGAGGCAATCACTTTCTGCTGACGCGGCTGACCAACGATCAACCGGCTCAACCCGCGGATTGGGAACTGTATGCAAATTATCCCAATCCGTTCAATGCCGCTACTATGATCACATACCAATTGCCCCGAGGGGCCGCAGTGCGCCTTGAGGTTTTCGATCTGCTCGGCCGACACGTCAAGACCCTGGTGGACCGGGTTGAGCCTGTTGGATTTCACAAAGTGACCTGGGATGGATCGAATCAACAAGGCCTGGCCATGGCCTCCGGCGTCTATTGGTGCCGTCTGCAGGCCGGATCGTTCAGCCGGTCGCGAAAAATGCTGTTGATCCATTGAACGATGAGTCTTAAAAATACACCCTGCACCTGATTGCAAAAACAGCAGCCTCAGGGGCCGGCACAGCCGTCCCTGATTTACATCGAGGGCAACCGCGCCAATGACAAAGCTCAGCCCTGTTCAGACACATGAAAGCCTCGGCATGAAAAAGATCTTTCTCCTGCTTTCCCTTCTGGTCACCGCCGCTTTCAGCGCCGCACGCATCGTGGCCACAGATGGCAATGATGCCAATCCCGGCACCCTCGATTCGCCTCTCGCGACAGTGATCAAAGCTGTCAGCCTTTCCAGCCCCGGCGACACCATTCTTGTGCGCGGCGGCCTGTATACAGGGATCACTACAATCTCCATCAGCAAAAACGGCACCGCTCAAAAAAAATACTATCTGCTGGCTTTTCCGCAGGAGCGGCCGGTGTTCGATTTTTCCAGCCAATCCCTCGGCCAGAGAGGCTTCAGCCTCAAGGCCGATCATTGGTTTATTCAAGGTCTGGAGATCAAAGGCGCAGGCGACAACGGCATGGAGATCAACCGAGGATCCTTCAATCGCATCGAGCGATGCGCTTTTTATGAAAACCGCGACACCGGACTGCAGTTGAGCAATGGCGCGGCGTACAATGAAATCATCAACTGCGATTCCTACTACAACGCCGATCCGCCGGATTACGCCGACGCCGACGGCTTTGCGCCCAAGCTCACAGTGGGAACAGGCAACTATTTCTTCGGCTGTCGCGCTTGGGTCAACTGCGACGACGGCTGGGACGGCTACCTTCGCGGCGCCACGGATGTAACGACCACTCTGGAACAGTGCTGGACTTGGGGTAACGGCTACTTGGCCGACGGCACGGATCCAGGCGAAAAGGCCAACGGCAATGGCTTCAAGATGGGCGGCGGCGACAACAGCAACCAGGACCAATTGATGCACCACTTTATCCTTACGCGCTGTCTGGCCTTTCACAACAAGTCCAAGGGTTTCGATCAAAACAACAATGTCGGATCCATGACTCTGCTGCAGTGCACCGCTTATCGCAACCTGGATGACAATTATCGCATCACGAAACCTTTGAGCGCAGGGCAATCGCTGCGGGTAACCAATTGCGTCTCCTACGACGGTGGCGTCAGCCTGGCCGGATTCGCGGTTCAGCAGAGCAACAGCTGGATGGCGCCCTTTCATGTGAGCGGCGAGGATTTCATCAGCCTGGATCCTGCATGGGCCGCTGCACCACGCCGCGATGACGGCCGTCTGCCGGAGATTCCGTTTCTGCATCTGGCCGATGGAAGTGATCTCATCGACGCCGGCGTGATCATCGACTCTGGGTTTTCCGGTACAGCGCCTGATCTGGGCGCCTTTGAAAAACCAAGCCATTCCCATGCCGGCAGAATGAACAAAACGCCTGCAGGATTTCACTTGGCGCAAAACCACCCCAATCCGTTCAATCCATCCACGGCCATTCGTTATCATCTGGACGCGCCGTGCCGAGTTTCGCTGAAAATATTTGATGCAACCGGCCGTGAGATCGCCGTGCTGGTGGACAGTGTAAAGCCGGCAGGCGAACACTGCGTAACCTGGTATGCCGGCGGGCTGCCCGCCGGCGTGTACCTCTATCGTCTGCAGGCCGGTGCTTTGACACGAATGAAGAAAATGATCATGGTTAAATAATCACCATTGCTTGGACCGTGGCCCCGGCGGGGCCATTCGCTTAATCCATTAAGCCTGATTGGACTTTAATCCCCCGAGGTTCCCTTTATGTCGTCATCCACCGCCCCCACACCGTCCTGCCGCTGCCACAGGATCAATCGGCCGTTCATTCTGTCCGGCGCTCTGGACGATCCG from bacterium includes:
- a CDS encoding S8 family serine peptidase, encoding MVQFAIKYSLVAACLFSRLWISEALAADRPGSPQQTSRPCSDQVVVVKFKSFGLHKSAAARPAFSGIDRLEPILPQTMRLRKRTSSVGLERIYYAHFSDPRTPQEVAAVLQSDELVEYAEPKYIHRLLAIPNDSLIDAQLPYFNQIRLTQAWEIAKGENSTVVIAIVDGGTDIRHSDLAANVWQNPGEIPDNGKDDDGNGYIDDLHGWNFATNQPDPTGLANTPINAEHGTHTASICCAVTDNQRGLAGSSWNAKLLAVNCSSPYSDNSIISGYDGILYAAEAGADIINCSWGSLGGSSLYEQDVVNHALQLGSIIVAAAGNDNDSSLHYPSSYDGVLSVAALNNNAVRASYSNYGKSVDVAAPGNSLYGAISQNGYKTISGTSMASPLVAGVVALVKSYHPDWSNLQAAEQVRMTCADIDELNPKYAGKLGRGQVDAYAALTAITPSIRIQQVRYIDENEDGVIKPGERVRIYITLVNYLARADAIDLALTADSPFVELLSARTTLASLETLQKQEVATPFEIIVRPDAPRGHSIYFDLQARSGHYSDSDHFNLSVLPMFGNIEINALATSITSIGRIGFGQTDISQDGIGFKYNKGPNLLFEGAIMCGTGPDRLANAARGFIPPGESSIIYDADFVTADDGDLQFFTPGRHSDQESIGIFTDGKADHPMHLRIIQRTFADKEEALQNLIVFSYTIHNQGDETLTPFHFGFFFDWDIDGGHYNTNMVNYDRDHRLSYAYDTGAGPDTYVGIAVLDAVEVSSRAIYNDQKHPQNTSWGLYDGFTDEEKWQSLSGGTALSQAGPGDISHVISVGPLTLLPQNAVTLHFALMAGRSLADLQNTVERGNHFLLTRLTNDQPAQPADWELYANYPNPFNAATMITYQLPRGAAVRLEVFDLLGRHVKTLVDRVEPVGFHKVTWDGSNQQGLAMASGVYWCRLQAGSFSRSRKMLLIH
- a CDS encoding T9SS type A sorting domain-containing protein, which translates into the protein MKKIFLLLSLLVTAAFSAARIVATDGNDANPGTLDSPLATVIKAVSLSSPGDTILVRGGLYTGITTISISKNGTAQKKYYLLAFPQERPVFDFSSQSLGQRGFSLKADHWFIQGLEIKGAGDNGMEINRGSFNRIERCAFYENRDTGLQLSNGAAYNEIINCDSYYNADPPDYADADGFAPKLTVGTGNYFFGCRAWVNCDDGWDGYLRGATDVTTTLEQCWTWGNGYLADGTDPGEKANGNGFKMGGGDNSNQDQLMHHFILTRCLAFHNKSKGFDQNNNVGSMTLLQCTAYRNLDDNYRITKPLSAGQSLRVTNCVSYDGGVSLAGFAVQQSNSWMAPFHVSGEDFISLDPAWAAAPRRDDGRLPEIPFLHLADGSDLIDAGVIIDSGFSGTAPDLGAFEKPSHSHAGRMNKTPAGFHLAQNHPNPFNPSTAIRYHLDAPCRVSLKIFDATGREIAVLVDSVKPAGEHCVTWYAGGLPAGVYLYRLQAGALTRMKKMIMVK